From a single Zygotorulaspora mrakii chromosome 2, complete sequence genomic region:
- the DUS4 gene encoding tRNA dihydrouridine synthase (similar to Saccharomyces cerevisiae DUS4 (YLR405W); ancestral locus Anc_4.269), whose amino-acid sequence MTQPIGEEFQIPKPKVLGPRNDPLDIIQTRLRTHGRPASIAGPMVRYSKLPFRQVCRHYDVDIVYTPMILAREFVRNSHARMADFSTNKGDAPLIVQVGVNNVSDLLKFVEMVAPYCDGVGINCGCPIREQIREGIGCALIYNPDLLCSMVSAVKQKYGEKLRLETKIRIHENLDETVTLCKRLCDAGVDWITIHGRTRTTRSSVPANFEAIKYVVDRLGDKHVPIIANGDCFSRQDLQRITEITGVDGVMAVRGLLNNPAMLSGYDTCPWGCVELFWHYALEYGGLPYQLLQHHLFCMLENMQLKKSLLKKLMTIQCTAELLDWFDENFILKRHGEPGFAVQKDIPYK is encoded by the coding sequence ATGACTCAACCGATTGGAGAAGAGTTTCAAATACCCAAGCCCAAAGTTCTTGGTCCTAGGAATGATCCGTTGGATATTATACAAACGAGACTGCGTACGCATGGCCGACCAGCAAGCATAGCAGGACCGATGGTACGCTATTCTAAATTACCCTTTCGTCAAGTCTGCCGGCACTATGATGTTGATATAGTGTACACACCTATGATTCTAGCTCGCGAGTTTGTTCGAAATTCCCATGCAAGAATGGCAGATTTCTCCACGAACAAGGGTGATGCACCATTAATTGTCCAGGTTGGGGTTAACAACGTGAGTGATTTACTGAAATTTGTGGAGATGGTTGCACCGTACTGCGATGGAGTCGGCATAAATTGTGGGTGCCCAATAAGAGAACAAATTCGTGAAGGTATTGGCTGTGCCTTAATTTATAATCCTGATCTATTATGTTCTATGGTCTCAGCTGTGAAACAGAAGTATGGTGAAAAGCTTCGATTGGAGACCAAAATTAGGATACATGAAAACCTGGATGAGACTGTCACACTCTGTAAACGATTATGCGACGCTGGTGTCGATTGGATTACAATTCACGGCAGGACAAGAACGACAAGATCATCTGTTCCAGCCAATTTCGAAGCAATCAAGTATGTTGTCGACAGGCTCGGCGACAAACATGTCCCTATAATAGCTAACGGTGATTGTTTCTCGAGGCAAGATTTGCAAAGAATTACAGAAATAACTGGAGTTGACGGTGTCATGGCTGTCAGAGGTTTACTAAACAATCCGGCAATGTTGTCTGGGTATGACACTTGTCCATGGGGCTGTGTAGAATTGTTTTGGCATTATGCACTTGAATATGGTGGTCTACCGTATCAATTACTACAGcatcatttattttgtaTGTTGGAAAACATGCAACTTAAGAAATCtctgttgaaaaaactaaTGACAATACAGTGCACCGCTGAGCTTCTTGATTGGTTCGACGAGAATTTTATTCTCAAGAGACATGGAGAGCCTGGATTTGCAGTGCAAAAGGATATTCCATATAAATAG
- a CDS encoding 60S ribosomal protein eL31 (similar to Saccharomyces cerevisiae RPL31A (YDL075W) and RPL31B (YLR406C); ancestral locus Anc_4.270), with protein sequence MAGLKDVVAREYTINMHKRLHGVSFKKRAPKAVKEIKKFAKLHMGTEDVRLAPELNQEIWKRGVKGVPFRLRLRISRKRNEEEDAKNPLFSYVEPVFVASAKGLQTVVVEEDEA encoded by the exons ATGGCCGGTTTAAAAGACGTTGTTGCTCGTGAATACACCATCAACATGCACAAGAGA TTGCATGGTGTTTCCTTCAAGAAGAGAGCTCCAAAGGCTGTCAaggaaatcaagaaattcGCCAAATTGCACATGGGTACCGAAGATGTTCGTCTAGCCCCAGAATTGAACCAAGAAATCTGGAAAAGAGGTGTCAAGGGTGTTCCATTCAGACTAAGATTGAGAATCTCGAGAAAGAGaaacgaagaagaagacgcCAAGAACCCATTGTTCTCTTACGTTGAACCAGTTTTCGTTGCCTCCGCTAAAGGTTTGCAAACTGTcgttgttgaagaagacgaagCTTAA
- the RXT3 gene encoding Rxt3p (similar to Saccharomyces cerevisiae RXT3 (YDL076C); ancestral locus Anc_4.271) gives MNAGVYDADEAYRQTQSQIYKLQETLLNSTRTEQTAGQRHSDDVQSAEPEEAALTSATQKAGGISEVDSGPVLTYIFKEYGCSPSQDERVATLAYHPYAEGRMEGGTPKAVLPFPYDTVELSTPRPFLPGYGRDKINRLVTVKIAYEDLKNSCKHFNSPRALNNEIWGCQIYTDDSDPVLVLRHCGVSIDEDNGTGTCRTPANMNNTDNITGTIPPEGTPFDLEVDLLLLPTLQTYESVMQHGIYSKYWGGRAQAPHDGLSYGIYGIRVMTRDTSTQNINTDEHQITPASNWAL, from the coding sequence ATGAATGCAGGTGTCTATGATGCAGATGAGGCGTACAGACAGACGCAATCCCAGATATATAAGTTGCAGGAAACGTTGTTGAACTCGACCAGGACGGAGCAAACTGCGGGACAAAGACACAGTGATGATGTCCAATCAGCGGAACCAGAGGAGGCAGCCCTAACGAGCGCTACGCAGAAAGCAGGCGGAATCTCGGAAGTGGACTCAGGACCTGTTTTGACCTATATTTTCAAGGAGTACGGCTGCTCACCGAGCCAGGATGAGCGCGTAGCTACCCTCGCGTACCATCCGTACGCCGAGGGGCGCATGGAGGGCGGCACGCCCAAGGCAGTGCTACCCTTCCCGTACGATACAGTGGAGCTGTCAACGCCCAGGCCGTTTTTGCCCGGCTACGGGCGCGACAAGATTAATAGGCTGGTTACGGTCAAGATAGCTTACGAAGATCTCAAGAACAGTTGCAAGCACTTCAACAGCCCTAGGGCGCTCAACAACGAGATATGGGGGTGCCAGATCTACACCGATGACTCCGATCCGGTGCTAGTGCTGCGACATTGCGGGGTATCGATTGACGAAGACAATGGCACTGGAACTTGCAGAACGCCTGCTAATATGAACAACACTGACAACATAACCGGAACTATACCACCCGAAGGTACGCCATTCGACCTCGAGGTGGATCTCCTGCTGCTCCCAACCTTGCAGACGTACGAGAGTGTAATGCAGCACGGGATCTATTCCAAGTACTGGGGCGGCAGGGCGCAGGCACCCCATGATGGCCTTAGTTACGGCATATACGGGATTCGCGTTATGACAAGGGATACTTCAACTCAGAATATCAACACAGATGAGCATCAAATAACTCCTGCTAGTAATTGGGCTCTTTGA
- the GAG1 gene encoding Gag1p (similar to Saccharomyces cerevisiae YLR407W; ancestral locus Anc_4.272), whose product MSLKRGEDAQEKRGVGRISRTLHRWKAALRKVTKETLDGLDEESQGDKTVDVLFYGNAGTLKKVPSIGRDSGTSMSPVGVSELNITTEAEESLTESSVESARNSNNAAEGEEQGDCDEAKEVTFKNYNAVAECAKLRKKFVAENKPFCGAGEVWERRRALWVQPTDAEVDRDERQRRRDERQRRRDVFATIPKSFYTRIYRNLVLDDKPLRESMNLQDALKVVNAGWIETKKWENAAKRLS is encoded by the coding sequence ATGTCGTTGAAAAGAGGTGAAGATGCACAGGAAAAGCGTGGCGTTGGCCGCATTTCAAGAACTTTGCATAGGTGGAAAGCGGCTCTCAGGAAAGTCACTAAAGAGACCTTAGATGGCTTAGATGAGGAGTCGCAAGGCGATAAGACGGTGGATGTTCTCTTTTACGGTAACGCTGGCACTTTGAAAAAGGTTCCAAGTATTGGTAGGGATAGCGGGACTTCGATGTCACCAGTTGGTGTGTCAGAGTTGAACATAACCACTGAAGCGGAGGAATCCTTAACTGAAAGTAGCGTAGAGTCTGcaagaaattcaaataatgCTGCAGAAGGTGAAGAACAAGGCGATTGTGACGAGGCGAAAGAAGtgactttcaaaaactACAATGCTGTGGCTGAATGTGCAAAACTACGAAAAAAGTTTGTGGCTGAGAATAAACCGTTTTGTGGGGCTGGAGAAGTATGGGAGCGTAGAAGAGCGTTGTGGGTGCAACCAACAGACGCTGAGGTCGACAGAGATGAACGTCAGAGGCGCAGAGATGAACGTCAGAGGCGCAGAGATGTATTTGCAACTATACCGAAAAGCTTTTACACGAGAATTTACAGGAATCTTGTTCTTGATGATAAACCATTACGTGAATCAATGAATTTACAGGATGCATTGAAGGTCGTTAATGCAGGCTGGATCGAGACTaaaaaatgggaaaatGCGGCCAAGAGGTTATCGTAA
- the BLS1 gene encoding Bls1p (similar to Saccharomyces cerevisiae YLR408C; ancestral locus Anc_4.273) — protein MPNKSDLDQLVNRICKSSRETECSKVLKEIESNNEYITNVQLKKLLKLHDISFKDKCVLPAQSLYDKCNECVIQDGDLQNWAELIDRDVRVLEESIQLIKENKR, from the coding sequence ATGCCTAATAAAAGCGATTTAGATCAGCTAGTAAATCGTATTTGCAAATCTAGTCGAGAGACTGAATGTTCgaaagttttgaaagagataGAGTCTAACAATGAGTATATTACTAACGTGCAACTGAAAAAGCTGCTAAAACTACATGACATCTCTTTCAAGGATAAGTGTGTTCTTCCAGCACAATCATTGTATGACAAGTGCAATGAATGCGTGATACAGGACGGagatcttcaaaattgggCTGAGCTCATTGATAGAGACGTGAGGGTCCTTGAGGAGTCTATACAACTaataaaggaaaataaaagatGA
- the VAM6 gene encoding Vam6p (similar to Saccharomyces cerevisiae VAM6 (YDL077C); ancestral locus Anc_4.274), whose product MLRTKLVDSIESKGIGTILHNPEAKKLLVSKRNGDVEVYSMENKKLKLFQTYPQLLQSSHTEETVIKGLYVSEELSTVFARCEKSLLLFNSTNLHKYDQIVDKRGIDNCWLFEVILPNEDDKMTYLVYSTKATSKLRMLVWEGRIYKKIVEATLGSEKEYVQSVESGQTGIILATNVGVYHWSYGESVLSRIDKIVKRKYPVDMVEALEDLKKISIDKEHASDLTSKTSHSVVSTSRVTKKSSILNFWKKQKGHNAEPLTKVRYTFTPSAEKHVMFDGITKNLFTFGLTERNLPYMEASNNSQFIEWNCEFFRMHYLPPNLLILSNKTTIRFVDYRIGFTFLQQDIPEGIQKVEVIGSCFFIVWTLKDQLKLFHYQVDDGSDDSFTDDESICGNIYDSDFYQLWRKVIFYDFFLNSPDALQLCESPDRQESLNLCALKLRDLTVLFCLAVFERFEHYMNLCAEQNSIDIRCIKLQEIIVKEIFEKFIKFWAPPQLVIAKTFPSNTSDLVWDMTGQKHNCLTSNGKTRGVYDIPSDLVRKWLLPYLVDIRRILKNMSKNETVAWKLSKRNIEVGLDFFLLNNHGSFEISHLLSLIDTVLFETYLQYFPSMIGPLLSVENMCDYDIVVEELRNRHKFQELVDFLSKRGKHEEALGFLTDLYIDAEGHDELREGIRLLVLNYLKNLSGEFLQIIFKYTEWLLQRFSPKDSILEEIFLNDSPLCANRDHLQIYEFIDALDSQISLEYLEFVISDLNSKNIRLHTLLIKCYFQDLDNKISRIKLRSVLESTSVYEPRTILRLLEEAANQISSSNTDQYIFVERLKVYPLQRLGSYEEAVNILFDELEDYDATSVFCEKVYSNDAEAGKSTLLHFFKKLIKSIQAGKNAMLALFLQEHSSKLNTVEIYDLLPDSVSLYELKEVLLQTVKSHFIKKDETRIKKNLLQVELINKGYELNKELAKYVIIEENYRCPICKKPFGTLTTDTTLLFDSDNRSFVVHYTCGRAFELKMQAKRSKDGMGANKRVRDFKSSE is encoded by the coding sequence ATGCTGAGAACGAAGTTAGTGgattcaattgaatcaaaGGGAATCGGTACCATTTTACATAATCCAGAGGCTAAGAAACTATTGGTGAGCAAGCGAAATGGTGACGTTGAAGTATATTCTAtggaaaataaaaaactgaaattaTTTCAAACGTATCCACAGCTTTTGCAAAGTTCACACACAGAAGAAACGGTCATCAAAGGTTTATATGTGTCAGAAGAGTTATCTACTGTGTTCGCTAGatgtgaaaaatctttgttATTGTTTAACAGTACTAATTTACACAAATATGATCAAATTGTAGATAAGAGAGGAATTGACAACTGTTGGCTTTTTGAAGTAATACTGCCgaatgaagatgataaaaTGACTTATCTTGTATACTCTACCAAAGCTACTTCTAAGCTCAGAATGTTGGTTTGGGAGGGACGGATCTATAAGAAAATTGTGGAAGCAACTCTCGGCTCAGAAAAGGAATATGTACAATCTGTGGAATCAGGGCAGACCGGAATAATATTGGCAACTAATGTGGGAGTATACCATTGGTCGTATGGTGAATCCGTCctttcaagaattgataagattgtaaaaagaaaataccCTGTGGACATGGTTGAAGCCcttgaagatttgaaaaaaataagcaTAGATAAAGAACATGCCTCAGATCTCACTTCTAAAACAAGTCACTCCGTAGTATCTACTAGCAGAGTCACCAAAAAATCAAgcatattgaatttttggaaaaagcaaaaaggTCACAATGCAGAGCCTCTCACCAAGGTACGATATACTTTCACGCCGTCAGCGGAAAAGCATGTAATGTTTGATGGAATcacaaaaaatttatttaCCTTCGGATTGACTGAAAGAAATCTACCCTACATGGAAGCATCCAATAATAGCCAATTCATCGAATGGAATTGTGAATTCTTTCGTATGCATTATCTGCCACCAAATCTTCTCATTCTGAGTAATAAAACTACAATAAGATTTGTTGACTACAGAATTGGATTCACATTTTTGCAGCAGGATATACCAGAAGGCATACAAAAAGTGGAAGTCATTGGCAgttgttttttcattgtttgGACTTTGAAAGATCAATTAAAACTTTTCCACTACCAAGTAGATGATGGGTCCGATGATTCTTTCACTGATGATGAATCGATATGTGGTAATATTTACGACTCTGATTTCTATCAATTATGGAGGAAGGTCATATTTtatgatttctttttaaattcaCCTGATGCTTTACAGCTTTGCGAATCTCCTGATCGACAAGAATCATTAAATTTATGTGCGTTGAAGCTGAGAGATTTGACTGTTCTGTTTTGCCTTGCAGTATTTGAGCGCTTTGAGCATTATATGAATCTTTGTGCCGaacaaaattcaattgatataCGCTGTATCAAACTTCAAGAGATTATCgtaaaagaaatatttgagaaGTTTATTAAGTTTTGGGCCCCCCCACAACTTGTGATTGCGAAAACATTCCCATCAAACACATCCGATTTAGTATGGGACATGACAGGCCAAAAACACAATTGCCTTACATCGAATGGCAAAACACGAGGAGTTTACGATATACCTAGTGATTTAGTGAGGAAGTGGTTATTACCGTACCTGGTAGATATTAGGAGAATCctgaaaaatatgtcaaaaaatgaaactgTTGCATGGAAATTAtccaaaagaaatattgaaGTTGGTCTAGATTTTTTCCTACTTAATAACCATGGATCCTTTGAGATTTCGCATTTATTGAGTTTAATTGACACCGTACTGTTTGAGACTTATCTTCAGTATTTTCCCTCTATGATCGGTCCACTACTGtctgttgaaaatatgTGCGATTATGATATTGTCGTCGAAGAGCTCCGTAATAGACACaaatttcaagagctggttgattttttatccaAGAGGGGCAAGCACGAAGAAGCTTTAGGCTTTTTAACTGATCTTTATATAGACGCAGAGGGTCACGATGAACTTAGAGAGGGCATTCGACTACTagttttgaattatttgaaaaacctTTCGGGAGAGTTCCTGCAGATTATATTCAAGTACACTGAATGGCTTCTACAAAGATTTAGTCCCAAAGATAGCATTTTAGAGGAGATATTCCTGAACGATAGTCCATTATGCGCTAATCGCGATCATTTACAAATATATGAATTCATCGATGCTCTAGACAGCCAAATATCGTTGGAGTATCTGGAGTTTGTCATCAGTGACTTGAACTCAAAAAACATTCGATTGCACACTTTGTTAATAAAATGTTACTTCCAGGATCTTGACAACAAGATTTCGCGGATCAAGTTAAGATCTGTCTTGGAGAGTACATCTGTATACGAGCCGAGAACAATACTCAGATTATTAGAGGAAGCAGcaaatcaaatttcatcttcCAATACTGACCAATacatttttgttgaaagacTCAAGGTTTATCCGCTTCAAAGATTAGGGAGCTATGAAGAGGCCGTCAATATTCTTTTCGATGAACTAGAGGATTATGATGCTACCTCTGTTTTCTGTGAAAAAGTCTACAGTAATGATGCAGAAGCTGGAAAATCAACTTTGctgcattttttcaaaaaactaATCAAATCCATTCAGGCTGGTAAGAATGCCATGCTCGCCTTGTTTTTGCAGGAGCATTCCTCCAAATTGAACACCGTGGAAATTTACGACTTACTGCCAGACTCAGTCTCTCTCTATGAACTGAAAGAAGTATTGCTACAGACAGTAAAATctcattttatcaaaaaggATGAAACaaggataaaaaagaatctttTACAAGTCGAGCTTATAAACAAGGGGTACGAGCTAAATAAGGAACTCGCTAAGTATGTCATAATTGAGGAGAACTACAGGTGTCCGATATGTAAAAAGCCATTTGGCACTTTAACTACGGACACAACGCTTTTGTTTGATTCTGACAATAGGAGCTTTGTGGTACATTACACTTGTGGAAGAGCTTTTGAGTTAAAGATGCAAGCTAAAAGATCCAAGGATGGAATGGGTGCCAATAAACGAGTACGtgatttcaaaagctcCGAATGA
- the UTP21 gene encoding rRNA-processing protein UTP21 (similar to Saccharomyces cerevisiae UTP21 (YLR409C); ancestral locus Anc_4.275), giving the protein MSFRVCKQAFITARFQRIPSWLKRTMTGTDIEASKKRKIDAAVVVTGRGLGSKIFAPFRVVGNVINNIPFAVGSLGSTFYIVTSVGKSFQIYDANNLHLLFVSEKETDAGITAFSTHFHYIFVAYGSKVGIYKRGICQHTIELKRRVTVRNLCVFGDFLCVSTDDNAVYIYKKKLSQDKYATEIYTSFSIEKLQGGDIVALAHMPTYLNKIVVVTRTNLLLYNIRTGKLLYTSDEFPEQITAVEVAPALDILALGTASGEVFMYNLRKGRIIRRIKMMQSRISSLSFRTDGSAHLCLGSTNGDIVFYDLDRRSRIHVLKGIHSESYGGITRASYLNGQPIVVTSGGDNQLKEYVFDPSLSQSDSGVVVQPPRFLRSRGGHSQQPSFISFGDNSAHFILSASRDRSFWAFSLRKDAQSQELSQRLHKKPDGGRIGGSAIKEKFPEITAIAISNARVGEWENILTAHMNEKEARTWDLRSKRVGRWTFGTTDGGIVKSVQISQCGNFGFIGSSNGSIVVYNMQSGIIRKKYILHKKAVTGIALDGMNRKMVSCGLDGIVGFYDFNRSSLLGKLQLDAPITSMVYHRASDLFALILDDLSIVIVDAVTQRIVRQLWGHSNRITSLDFSPDGRWIVSSSLDSTIRTWDLPTGGCIDGVRLESVATNVKFSPNGEYLATTHVSGNGICIWTNRSQFKAVSTRMINEEEFSKISLPNASATGGVSMLTGAFNDSIDEEHDVNFNKYETMHQINKELLTLSIGPRNKMNTLLHLDVIRQRSKPVEAPKKAQQSPFFLQLSGDKVGDEASGREGVAHETVEAIQRKQAAETDRVAAEMQINKFKPTGPLGFESKFTELLRKGAESENFSEFLLNLVTLSPAAVDLEVRSLNSYEPFDELIWFINALVQGVKTNRDFDLYEAFMSLLFKAHGDIIHTNNQNERVTKALGEWNKCSTKGEKLDDLIKYCSGVANFVSSR; this is encoded by the coding sequence atgagttTTAGAGTGTGCAAACAGGCTTTCATAACTGCAAGGTTCCAAAGGATTCCGTCGTGGCTCAAAAGAACAATGACTGGCACAGATATTGAGGCttcaaagaagaggaagattgACGCAGCTGTTGTCGTTACAGGGCGTGGTCTCGGGTCCAAAATTTTCGCACCATTCAGAGTGGTTGGTAACGTAATCAATAACATTCCATTTGCAGTGGGATCTTTGGGATCGACCTTTTACATTGTCACTAGTGTGGGTAAATCATTCCAGATATATGATGCTAACAATCTCCATCTACTATTCGTTTCTGAAAAGGAGACTGATGCAGGAATTACAGCGTTTTCAACACACTTTCATTATATATTTGTTGCATACGGAAGCAAAGTAGGCATTTATAAACGTGGTATCTGCCAGCATACGATTGAATTGAAGAGAAGGGTCACAGTGAGAAATTTGTGTGTCTTTGGTGACTTCTTGTGTGTCTCTACTGATGATAACGCAGTATACATATACAAAAAGAAGTTATCCCAGGACAAGTATGCCACTGAGATTTACACAAGCTTCAGTATCGAAAAACTTCAGGGTGGAGACATTGTCGCACTTGCCCATATGCCCACATATCTCAACAAAATTGTAGTTGTGACGAGAACAAATCTATTACTGTACAATATTAGAACAGGAAAACTACTTTATACGTCTGATGAGTTTCCAGAACAAATTACAGCTGTGGAGGTTGCACCAGCACTTGACATCTTGGCTCTAGGGACCGCATCAGGGGAAGTTTTTATGTACAATTTAAGAAAGGGTAGAATTATCCGAAGGATAAAGATGATGCAATCAAGGATATCATCTTTGTCCTTTAGGACAGATGGCTCTGCACATTTGTGCCTTGGGTCAACTAACGGTGATATAGTATTCTATGATCTGGATCGTCGCTCTCGTATACATGTTTTGAAAGGTATTCATAGCGAGTCTTACGGTGGTATCACAAGGGCGTCCTATTTGAATGGACAACCCATTGTGGTTACCTCTGGAGGGGACAACCAACTTAAGGAATATGTTTTCGATCCGTCTTTATCGCAAAGTGATAGTGGCGTTGTTGTTCAGCCTCCGAGGTTTCTACGTTCTAGAGGTGGACATTCTCAACAACCATCATTTATCTCGTTTGGGGATAACTCAGCTCATTTCATATTATCAGCCTCTAGAGATAGATCATTCTGGGCCTTTTCTTTAAGAAAAGATGCACAATCACAGGAACTGTCTCAAAGATTGCATAAAAAACCAGACGGAGGAAGGATCGGTGGTAGTGCAATAAAGGAGAAATTTCCAGAAATTACAGCTattgcaatttcaaacGCAAGGGTTGGTGAATgggaaaatattttgactGCTCACATGAACGAAAAGGAAGCTCGCACTTGGGACCTTCGCAGTAAAAGAGTAGGAAGATGGACTTTTGGTACAACTGATGGCGGTATCGTTAAATCTGTACAAATTTCGCAATGTGGAAACTTTGGGTTTATTGGATCATCAAATGGTAGTATTGTAGTTTATAACATGCAAAGTGGTATTATCCggaaaaaatatattttgcATAAAAAGGCTGTTACTGGCATTGCTCTAGATGGCATGAATCGGAAGATGGTCTCATGTGGTCTTGATGGTATCGTGGGTTTTTACGATTTCAATAGGTCTTCTCTCTTGGGTAAGTTGCAGCTAGATGCACCAATAACTTCAATGGTGTATCACCGTGCATCTGATCTTTTCGCTCTGATATTAGACGATCTTTCTATTGTCATCGTTGATGCTGTTACTCAGAGAATTGTTAGACAACTTTGGGGCCATTCTAACCGAATAACTTCACTGGACTTTTCACCTGACGGGCGTTGGATTGTTTCCTCATCTCTTGATAGTACAATTAGGACTTGGGACTTGCCTACTGGCGGTTGCATCGATGGTGTCAGGTTGGAGTCGGTTGCAACCAATGTTAAGTTCTCACCTAATGGAGAATATTTGGCTACAACACATGTTAGTGGCAATGGAATCTGCATTTGGACGAACAGATCGCAATTTAAAGCCGTATCCACTAGAATGATAAACGAAGAGGAATTCTCGAAAATTTCTTTACCTAACGCATCTGCTACGGGGGGTGTATCAATGCTCACTGGTGCTTTCAATGATTCAATCGATGAAGAACATGACGTTAACTTCAATAAATATGAAACAATGCATCAGATCAATAAAGAGCTCTTGACATTATCGATTGGTCCTAGAAATAAAATGAACACTCTATTACACCTTGATGTAATCAGACAACGTTCGAAACCTGTAGAGGCTCCAAAGAAAGCACAACAGtcaccattttttctgCAATTGTCAGGTGATAAGGTTGGTGATGAGGCATCCGGAAGGGAAGGCGTTGCGCATGAGACAGTTGAGGCAATTCAGAGAAAGCAAGCGGCTGAAACTGATCGCGTGGCTGCAGAAATGCAAATAAACAAGTTTAAGCCCACAGGTCCTCTAGGTTTCGAGTCCAAATTCACAGAACTTCTCAGGAAAGGCGCCGAATCTGAAAACTTTAGCGAATTTTTGCTTAATTTGGTAACTTTGTCACCTGCAGCTGTGGATCTTGAGGTCAgatctttgaattcatatGAACCGTTTGATGAATTGATATGGTTTATTAACGCACTTGTACAAGGTGTCAAAACCAACagagattttgatttgTACGAGGCCTTTATGAGCTTATTGTTTAAGGCTCATGGGGATATAATACACACTAATAACCAAAATGAACGTGTTACAAAGGCATTAGGTGAGTGGAATAAATGCAGTACAAAAGGTGAGAAATTAGATGACCTAATCAAGTATTGTTCCGGTGTCGCAAACTTTGTCTCTAGTCGCTGA